The segment atgtcagcatgccaTACTAAAGTCGGCTACTCACAATGACAGTGCTGACATGACAATGTTTAGTAGatgtgtttaccatgttcaccatcacGGTTTACTGTGTTAGCAAGCTAGTAATTGCTAATCAGCACTTAACAGAGTAGCCTACAGCTGAGGTTGAGGGTAATGTTATtgtagttttgcaggtatttagtcTTAAACCAAAGTGTTGGGCAAATTAAAGAATTAGAGATGTTGCTCAGGGATCACCAAAATTAGTATGTCAATTTATCCCAAGCACAAAGtgcacttggttatggttcggaaaagataatgttttggcttacaTGTTTTTGGTGCCACAGTCATGGTTGCATATGATGCCAACGTCTCATTAAAGAacaccagttttgttgtttgtcagtcttgaacagcagtctgcagcttggtagcAATATTGGCTatgtgtcacaccatccatcattccctccacctcctgatgaaaGTCGGCTCATATACATATCACAACTACATCTCTTTAGAAACGTTAAtatgaaaagtacaaatgtaaggTATCTGCAGTTTGCAGACACAACAGACTGCTAAAATAATGGGTGAGCTATCGTGGCGCCACCCCTGTGACAGCGCAAGGGGTGGCCCTGACTCAGAAGATGACCaaactatcagcagacagcctgtcactcaaagggGCCTGCTCTTAaaaatgcataactttaagtctttaaatctattagctgtagagaccaaaaacgtttttgtaccaggctgtagccatgtttatttctgctgtaaagttgggcattttcacatgggggtctatggggattgactggcttctggagcctccttcaagtggccattagtggaactgcagcttttggcacttttgtgttggcttcatttttcaggccTGGAGGTTGCCATTTACATTGCCATCTACAATGTTAACATTTTCTTCAATCTACAATAGAATACCAATTCTGAAAACAAGCTCAAATTACAATCAGCTCAGATGGTGTTGGAACACAGAGGTTGAAACTGAATCACTGGAACAGATGACCGTCACTCTACTGAAGGGTTTTGGAATGAAATTAGTTtggttattttgttatgtttgaAAAATACTAAGCACAATGTATATTAATTGATATCAATAAGGATTACAACGGGAACttactgtcattttatttaagttgtAAGTGTGCTAATAAACCAAGCTGCCCTCTTGCTTCACAAGTACGTACATCCTGCAACTTGCAATCTTGTGGTGATTCAGTGTGAGAAAGTTTTTCCAatgtaatatgtatttttggagTTCAGCATGGCTGTGAGTGTCATACAATAAATGTAACACAACTAATACATCTCATATAATAATACAGTTTGCTTCTCTATAGTTTGAATAGATCTGTGTGGCTTCTATGGAACCACAAACGAGAACCTAACAGAAAACATAAGGTTTAGAAAACTTCATTCGACACCTTTTGTGATTCAGCAGGCCAGCAAACGTTTCCATGTTTTGCTTCTTAGCTTATCACTCGTTACCCCTTCATGTACAGTAAATGATGATGTCTCAGTAGTCTCTATTTTTCTGGTGACCCACATACCAGGGCTCaacaaataatattttgattagCACTTTTTTTGGCTTTCACTGATAAAAAGGAGAAGATATGAGCGACTTTAAGTAGATGTGAGCGAAAAGAAACATTTCCTTATCCTGTCATTCTAGTATCGTGACTAATGTTGGAAGCAGAACATGACACAGAACATCACTGTGAAGAAACAACAAGAAAACCATTGATTTCATGAAACAAAAGGCAAGTAATAATTAAACTTGTATCAATGTATTACTGCAGAAATGTACTTCTTTGATATTAAATACCTATTTGATGGCGCAGTGTGACAGATATTGATCATTTCAGGTGGTCATGTGACAAAAAACATCTTACATTACACAAGTGTTGCTGACATTGGGGAAGTCTGAGGCCTATATAGGCAGTGTTGGGATGCTTtcttgtgaaatattacagataACTAATTACCCTATCATGTAACTATTTCAATTACttaatcaaagtaatgtaacttattacatttgcTTACTTCTTAAACCGACAGATGCTCAAATTACAGTGCAGGTGCAGCTCTAAAAATGTCAGGttttttcaaacagaaaaaaatacaaagaggaTACTATTCCTTAAATATAAGTACAGAAAGTTGGGAAAGGACTGATGAAACTGATTAGCAGGCATGTCTAAAGTTTGACCCAGGGGCCAACAGAGGCCCGCAGCTTGCCTTTCAAAGTATAAACCTACTATATTTGGCCCATCACACATTATTGATCAGTCAAGCAAGATCACTTGGCATTTTTTCTGTTCACCTCAAGATGGCAGGACTATCCTTTTTGTATGTAGACCTGCACCAAGTAGGAACTacacagtgtgttttcattaagAGACAATAAACAATCTAAGGAAGAAGCTAAAGTTGACAGCGAGGGCCACCGCTTTCAGGAGCGATGGAAAGTTGAATACTTCCTCAGTGGATGATGAAACAGTTTGTCAAATCTGTATGTGATTGTTTAGATTAACAACCCATATAATGTGAGAAGCAGCTGctcccttgtttttttttcacattgtcTAAGCTGGCCCCCATTCACATGGGATATGCAGCCAATCCTTATTAGCGCTTCAGTGTGTGCTCGAAATTAAAAATCCACTGAAAATGTGGCTTcctgtctgtttatttatttaacctatGCTGATTTCCCCCCCACAGGTCACTGGAATACTGCTTGGTAACTTTATGGTTTGGGGTggattttccctttaaaatacATGGCTGAAAATATcatagggatttttttttctccagaacTGTCAGTAccgatagtgtgtgtgtgtgtgtgtgtgtgtgtgtgtgtttgaaacgTGCTTTATTGTTCCAATAATCCATGACTTACTCTTTAATTTCAGCCAGAGTAGCGACATTAGATTCCCGACACTCCGCTATCTTTATTAAAATCAACATCAACCACAGGAGGGATCCCGGACCGGATGTTTGACGTAAACTCTTAATTCCGTGCCTGTTGCAGGGAGGTATCGGGAAATCCCTCCTGTCTGAAGAATATAAAATGACAGCCCTTTGCAACGACAAGGCAACTTCTTCTGGCCCTGGCAGCCCTCAGCATCAGTGGAAACTCACCCGCAGCGCAACATGCCCTCTACACTCAGTAAGTGATTTGCATCCTGTGGTGCGCACGTTTCCTGTGCCTCTtccttttttcattcattcattcattcattcacgtTTTTCCTCTCCGCACAGACGCGTACATGCTCTCTGCAGTGACCCTGGCGGCTCTGCTCCTGTGCGCCCCCGGAGCTCCAGTGGAGGACGCGCCCACCGACAGCCCGATAGGTGATCTGTCAGGTGAAGAGGAGGTGGCGGCTCCTGACCTCCTGAGCGCCTCCCCAGTCTGGGACTCCATCCTTGGCGCAACTAAACGCCACGAAAAGCAGGTAAGCGCTTTATCCTCCAATaatatcacaatttttttttttaaagttagaGCTGAATGACAAGGGTCTCAATTTCTGAGCAGCCCAGAATTTTTTTTGTAgaggtggccagatggggccattGAAGAGGTTGGGGTGgcacaacaaaaccaaaatttATAAATTTCAGGGATGCCATTTCGCTGTAGTAGTATGGgtgaaaaatatattaatatgaaAATTTCGGAGTTGAATACTGGTGGGTTGGGTAGTAATctataggctggttgtccttttccttgaAAGAGAAATATACAGCTTTATCTTAAAGTAGTAGATTGCCTGTATGGAACAAAACCTTTGCTAGGAAGCTTTCTCATCTTAAGGGGAGACTCGTGGGTACCCAAAGAACCCATTTTCAGAAATCTATAGGtcagagttcaagggacccttTCGACCATGCAAGTTTTTCCCTTCGCCAAAATCTAACCTAACTTTGGAGCAGTATTTAGCCCCTTTCCCAACAAGCTAGTATGGCATGGTGTTAATCAGGTATGTCCAAAGTCCAGCCCAGGAGCCAATCATGGCCCGGGGAACAATTTTCAACAGCTCTtggcttgactttcaaaatgtattttgcccTTTATACAAggttaatcaagcaagatcaatttgcatttgtatttgaTGTGAAAAGCAGCTGCCCCCCAAGTATTTTTACATGATCTAATCTGGCCCCCCCTGGTGttaatggatgccttaggttgtctagttttaCAAGATACCACTATCTTTGTACTACCTTAACAACATGAGCGCCACAGCATCTTAAAGATGGCACTGGAGCAGGTGCACACTCTTGACCTGTTTTTCCTTTGCCATTTCCCCTCTGTTAGTTTGAAGATGAATTCCAAAATGAGGTGAAATATCATTTTCTGGAGCACTACAAAATCTCCTCACTTCCAGCAAGCTGCCCTTCCTCCAACTTCAGCAAGGTAGAGTGTCTTCTCCCTCGTCATGCTGTTGCACTAATTAAAGGAACTTGTGTTTGGGTGAAGCTGGGCGCTAAACAGtgattttctttcctctctccagGAGTCTTGTCTCCACCGGTTGGTCCAAGGTGTGCTTAAATACACAGTTCTCCTCAAGCACGTGGAGAAGGAGTACCCCGGCAGCTTGATCTGCTCAGAGGTCAGATACTACGGCGGCCTCCTGGTCAGCCTAACCAAAGGAAAGGTGGGTCTGAGACGCTGCATAGTCGCCTTTCACATTTTAATTCGTACTttgtcaccttttttttttaccatctttGTTAAAGCCAGTAGTGGAAGAATGATTTAGATAAATCacaaaacatacttattactGAGCAAAATACCTCCTGTCAGTGTTACATTATTATGCATTACATTTTAAGATTATTGTTACCAAAGCATTAAtgtaaggttgttgttttttggtggcatttttgcctttactgGAAAGATGAAAACGAGTGATGTTACACTGACATGGCATGTGCAGTAACCATTTGACTTCCAAGGCGCTTCAGTCAAACTATATCTCACCTACTTTGTATAAGGGCCGCAACTAACAATTaatttcattgttgattaatctgttgattattttcttgagtcataaaatgtcagaaaatggtgaaaaatgtcaatcagtgtttcctACAGCTCAAAACTTTTTCATCATGTCTTATCGTGGATGACTTTGTAATGAATTAGATTCAATTCTTCATTAATAATTATGATACCGGACTGCTTAATCATATTATTCCACCGCCACTTCTGCCCCACAGATGAGGAACCCTGATCAGGTCACGGCGCTGACCAGCAGCCAGGAGATGCAGCTCCTGAAGGACCTCGACAACCCCAACACCTTCCACAGAAAGATGACCGCGCACAGCATCCTGCGCGAGCTCCACGTCTTCCTCCTCGACAGCAAGAGGCAAATTAATAAAAGGGAGAGGCTCAGAGGAAGTCTGGCTGTCAGGACTATGGCACCCATCGGTATCTAACACACGCTGAAAAGATGAGAATATTAAGAATCAGTTATGGAGAAATACCTCAGGGAAACTGGGTGGCGTTAACACTGTTACTGTTCTCACACTcagatgtttctgttttgttttaaatgggcaGATGATGAAAATGCATGGTCTGAGTGCACCAACTGTATGTGCGGTATAGTCACAGTCTATGATTTTGTAAATCTTGAAGGCCTCAGGGCTTAAATAGCCCACTATTGCACAACTTATTTAACCTATTTATACTTGGTGAAAAGTGTTATTTATTGGTCATAGGAAAACCCATGATCGTGGGTTTCTTGCaccaaaaaaaagcatgttttatttatgattttagTGTTGATTCATTTCTGGATTTTGATATTTGTAAGAAAATATTTGAGAATTTTATCTCCTATTTTGTGAAGGATGATTTTATACCAATAGTgctcttatttatttacaactatTGTTATTGGACTGGATTTGTTACTGTGTTTTGAACACACATGACGAGTTAGTGACTGGaaggaatattttgtgcacatgcagaaataaaaatgtattaatttaaaTGAGAAGTTTGTTTGTTCATTCCAACATGTCACACCTTTTAAACTATTTTCAATAAACCATTGATGTCAAATGCAGATTTTGATCAGTCTCCTTATGTACGCGTTTTCAATGGAGGCTGGAAAATATAACtgttaaactttaaaaacagttaaaactaAAACATGTTAGCGGTGATCTGTTAATCATAATTTGTGGAATttccaaaatttaaaaagtcaacCATAACTATTCATGAAACACACAAGAATCAATCATGTTCTGGATTTTccacacaatttttttttgtgaattcttcaacaattttttttttttttacaataaagaCCCAGTTTTGATTGTTTTGAGATGAAGCATCAATGTGACTCCTATGTAATAAAGACAAGAGTGACATTTCTTTGTGGATTTATTCTCAGAAATcttaaattacaaataaaaagaggaaaaacctGGAATGAGACACACTACCAACAAAATCCTGACAGAAAGTCCAGTCAAACACTACATATTTTGTCAGGACGACATCTTGAATCCAGCTTGTTAATCCAAGTATCTTCTATCCATGTAGCCGAAGATCTCCATGCATCTACTGTACATGTGGCCGTAAACATTATGGCCACACATAGCATTCATTCACTACTTCTCAGACATGAGACAGCATGAGTATTTATAGACAGGGAAGTGAAAATAATGTCCATTTCCTGGATCTTCAATGAAAGGTGGGTCACATGGTGTTGACAAAGGGAGGGGACTGGCGGTGTGGAGATGTTCTTTAGCCCCATAGCAAactacagaaaagaaaaatagaggttcaaaaatatttaattcgCCAGTATGGAGGGATATCAAAAGACACAAACCTCAataaatttaaagggatagttcgacattttggcaaattcacctattgccgtaatccctatagtcatatgagtaggcacattacctttaattgtcagtgcctgttgttctgagatcggtggggcagagctgcccacTGCTCAGCACACAAAATGGAGTTGAACGgtacagccccctctctccctcaaaactaatcaaatacaccatcaaatgaacgctctagtggacaacacatggcttgcgcattccccacactatgaaataataatgtataattaagtaacattacgacacatgaagcaaatactcggaactactttcttgagtaaaccactgggcgcAGTGACACAGTGCGCAGCTGAGACAGTGCTGTAGTTATTGCTTGTAGCCATTTGcggtatcgtcagctggacGCAGCAGAAAGTTTGAGGAAAGTTTACGGAGTGttgttgtaaatcatggtttacacatgtattgtaaaaggttgcggtaacaagccgaagacatggAGCAGAGTCAAGTTTGACGTAGTACCAACCAAAAATatggacaggatgaaacaatggctatttgtgctggacatcgaccccaacacgcctgtggaaacggtccggaaaatgtttgtttgctccaagaggactacagtgaaaggatggagcgcaaaagctcaggaatggttcaaatgcttttcttgaaagatactGCCATACCATCTGTCGACATCACTAAACGgtaaataggtgtgtgcgaactgtaaaaaatatttaggggcacatgtgcacataaaaaaaatcagccgaagcagcctatatttttgtcaataaaaaaatatgataatctaactgCAAATGTtagaggaactccagccgccttccctcttccccgtgtgacacggttatgggcggttttccaagccactgtcggcacaatgaatatcgtgcgcgacgccaagggtagtggtgccgctttgtcaggcgttgctgccctctccatagacaaacaatgggacagccagcgcaaagcggttttacagctgatcatgtgtagaggcctttagggaccgttcgccacggtaccgctgctgggcagggtggaaataaagcccttttcacacagagcgtgcaaagcgcagacctccgccgacgaacccattcattgtgtatgtgctaccgcggcgcaagagcgcaccgctctgccgccgagctgagcgGTGCGCGCTgccagcctgcgctcgaattgaaattttttaaatttcaccgcaacgcgctgtgacgacacctcggcaCCACGCGTCCAAtcgcagagaagagcctgaagtagacccgaaAGCGGTCACCATgaagctgtagctcctgaacgagcctgtacctggagaatgttttaggatagtaataacattatataaaataatcatattgcaaagataatatatataagataataacattaaagacaaaattaaattgcaatactttttcaaaacttgatgattttacctttctgtacattttttatacaaattcatgaaataattttgcttgtaaatgtctatttgcatcacgtttattacggaaaacacattatttaatcaatttacattgtgcccctaaagttctttgtgcgctccttactttttcaacttaggagcacatgtgctccttgggaaaaaagtcaagccctgtactgtatgtctggaatgtagttccggctctgcatttggcttcaaaacaactctgtttCGTAATATTACAtgattatttcatagcgtggtgaatgtgtaagctacaagttgtccacaagagcgttttggagtcatttgattagttttgagggagagagggacctgtaccgttcacctccattttgtgcacTGAGCAGCAGGCAGttctgccccaccgatctcagaacaatGAGCAGCAGGCAGttctgccccaccgatctcagaacaacaggcactgataatcaaaggtaatgtacctactcatatgactatatggattacggcaataggcgaatttgccaaaatgt is part of the Epinephelus moara isolate mb chromosome 22, YSFRI_EMoa_1.0, whole genome shotgun sequence genome and harbors:
- the LOC126384281 gene encoding interleukin-6-like encodes the protein MPSTLNAYMLSAVTLAALLLCAPGAPVEDAPTDSPIGDLSGEEEVAAPDLLSASPVWDSILGATKRHEKQFEDEFQNEVKYHFLEHYKISSLPASCPSSNFSKESCLHRLVQGVLKYTVLLKHVEKEYPGSLICSEVRYYGGLLVSLTKGKMRNPDQVTALTSSQEMQLLKDLDNPNTFHRKMTAHSILRELHVFLLDSKRQINKRERLRGSLAVRTMAPIGI